TTCGACGGTGCGCGCGGCCGCAACTTCATCGGCACGCGCGCACGCTTTCCGCATTTCGATTTCAGCCCGGAGCAGCCCGAGCGGGCGCTTCACTGACGAGGAACCCCGCATCATGAAAACGTCTCACCCGATCGAAACGGACGCGCTTGCGCGTCTCGACAACCTGCCGTGGACGCGCTTCCACACGCTGATGCTGGTCGCGCTCGGCGTCGGCTGGGCGCTCGATTCGTTCGAAACCAACATCATCGGCAGCGTGTTCGGCGTGCTCAAGTCGCATTGGCACCTGAGCGCCGCACAGGGCTCGCTCGCGGTCAGCATCTGGGTGTTCGGGATGCTCGTCGGCGCGATCGCGTTCGGTTATCTGGCCGACCGCTACGGCCGCAAGCGCCTGTTTCTCGCGACACTGCTCTGGTACGCGTTCTTCAGCGTCGCGACCGTGCTGTCGTGGAACTACGAGTCGTTCCTGTTCTTCCGCGCGATGACGGCGCTGGCCGTCGGCGGCGAATATTCGGCGGTGACCGCGACGATGGGCGAATTCATTCCGAAGCGCCATCGCGGCCGCACCGACGCGCTGATCCTGTCGGGTTTTCCGGTCGGCGCGCTGCTGTCGGCGGCCGTGTCGTATCTCGTGCTGAACCAGTTGCCGGCCGAGTGGGCGTGGCGCGTGGGCTTCGGCCTCGGCACGACGATGGCGCTGGTGTTCTTCTGGATCCGCCGCGTGATTCCGGAGTCGCCGCGCTGGCTGATCCAGCAGGGGCGTGTGGCGGAAGCCGATGCGATCGTCGAGCAGATCGTCGCGAGCGCGGCGCGCGATCCGCGTGCACAGGCCGATCGCGCGCAACTGGCGCAGCGCTACACACCGACCCGTTTCGAACACCAGGCGCCTGCGTTCTGGCGCAACGTCGGCGAACTGTTCGGCGCCTATCGCGCGCGCTGCGCGCTCGCCGGGGCGCTGAACTTTTCGCAGGCGGCCGTGGTGTACGGCGTGCTGTCGCTGATGGCGCTCGTGATCCTGCCGTACCTGAAAGTGTCGTCGACCGACATGCCGATCTACTACATGATCGGCAACGCCGCGGCGCTCGCGGGCGGCATCGTCGCGGCGGTGCTCGTCGAGGCGTGGGGGCGGCGCGCGTCGCTGTTCGCGAGCTACACGTTCACCGTTGCGGCGATCGTGTTCATCTATGCGATGCACGCGCTGCCCGGCATGGTGCTCGGTTACTGTCTGATCCAGTTCGGCGTCACGTGGGCGTACATCTCGGGTTATGTCGTGTCGTCCGAGATCCTGCCGACGCGGATTCGCGCGACCGGGCTCGGCGTGTCGGTCGCGATCGGCCGGCTCGGCGCGGTGATCGCGCCGCTGATGCTGACGAACGTCTATGCGATGTCCGGCTCGCCGTCGGCCGCGTTGATCGTGCTGCTGGTGCTCGCGTTGCCGGGGCCGCTCGCGGCCGGCCTGTGGTGGATCAACGGGCGCGAAACGCGGCGGATTTCGCTCGAGGAATGCAGCACGGAGCTGGACGTGCAGCCGGCGGTGGACGCTTCGCCGCGCATCGCATGACGCCTGGCTGCATGCGTGGTTACGCGTGCAGCCCGAAAATCAGCGACCGGTGCGCGGCGACGCCGGCCATCACGCCCGACGCCGACGCGAACGTCGCGTTGGTCATCGGTGTCGACGCGTCGCCGGCTGAAAATACGCCCGCGACGCTCGTCTGCTTCCACGCGTCGATCCGGACGACCGGGCCGAGCGGCCCTTCGTCGAATGCACAGCCGAGCTGTTGCGCGAGATCGCTCGCCATCTCCGTGCGCGCGCCGACGAACAGCGCATCGATCGGCACGATCTGCCCGTCGGCGAGCCGCAACGCTTCGAGGCGCGGCGCATCGCCGAGGATCTCGACGACCGGCGAGCGCTCGATGCGCACGCCGCGCGCGTCGAGCAACGCGGCTTCTTCTTCATTCGCTTCGGCCACGCCCTGCGTGAACCACGTCGTCGGGCCCCAGTCGGGGATCAGGATCGCCTGATGCACGGAGAGCGGATGCGTGGCCAGCACACCGAGCCGCTGCCCGCCGACTTCATACCCGTGACAGTACGGGCAGTGCAGCACGCTGATGCCCCAGCGTTCCGCGAGCCCCGGCAGCGCGGGTAATTCGTCGCGGATGCCGGTCGCGAGAATCAGCCGCCCGGCGCTCGCGCGGCGGCCGTCCGCGAGCGTCACGTGGAAGCGGCCGTCCGCATCGCGCTCGGCGGTGAGCGCTTCGCCTTCGATCCGCTGCACGGTCGGATAGGCGACGAGCTGCGCGGTGGCGTCGGCCACGATCTGCGCGGGCGGCTTGCCGTCCTGCCCGAAGAATCCGTGCGCGTGTTCGGCGAAGCGGTTGCGCGGCCGGCCGGCGTCTATCACGAGCACGCGGCGCCGCGCCCGCGCAAGCTGCATCGCGGCCGACAACCCCGCAAAGCTGCCGCCGATCACGATGACTTCATGATGGTCACGATGGGTATGCATGCACCAACTCCTTTCCTGAACCTGCGTGAATGACGAACGTGCGTCGATGGCGGCCAACTCATGGAACACGAGAAGTTGCATGATAGTTCGATGCTATGATTCACGCAACTTCAGAAGTTTCGAGAAAGGGGAGAGCCGCCCGTGAGAACCGACAGCCGTTTGTCGCGCATGCTGCATGCGCTGATCCACATGGACCAGGCCGACGGCCCGCTGACGTCGGAGACGATCGCGACGATGCTGGGCACGAACCCGGTCGTCGTGCGGCGCCTGCTCGGCGGCTTGCGCGATTGCGGTTACGTGCAGTCGGAGAAAGGGCACGGCGGCGGCTGGGTGCTGAGCGTCGCGCTCGACGACATCACGCTGCTCGATGTCTATCGCGCGGTGGGCGAGCCGCCGCTGTTCTCCGATCTGGTGCCCGAGGACGAGCCCGAATGCCTGGTCGAGCAGGCCGTCAACGCGCATCTGTCGGCAACCCTGAAGGATGCCGAAGCGTCGCTGCTGGCGCGCTTCGGCGAAGTCACGCTCGGCATGCTGTCGCGCGATTTCGAAGCGAAGGCCGTGCTGCGGGGCTACACGCGCTGACGCGGCGCAGCATCCCGATCGATCGCGCCTGACGTGCAATCCGGCACGATCCGGCGCGGCTGAAACCGCCGCGCCGCGATGTTCTGTCCCCCAACTTCTGCCCGGTTCGCCCGCCACAGGGCAAAATACGGGTTTTCCGCACCCGCGAGGGCGCGTTCGAATCACGCGCCGGGCGGCGGCAGTGCGCAATCCGCACGCCGCCGCCCGGCGCCCAGGCAAGATCGCTCGCCGTGTCGCGAGCCCACAGGAGTCCAGACCCCATGCCCGAATCCAACCTGTCCTTCTTCGGCCGGCTGTCGCTTGCCGTCGGCACGTTCTTCTCCGTGCTCGGCAACCGCGAATTCGCGGCCGGCGTGCTGCGCGTGCGCGACGGCGCCCCGGCCCCGGTTGCACCGGCCCCGGCCGCGGCACCCGTGGTGCCGGAGCCCGTGAAGGCGCCCGCGCCGGAACTGCGCGAAGCGAGCCCGCAGGCCGCGCTGCAACTGCTCGGCCTGCTGCAGCGCGATGCGCGCTTCATCGACTTCGTCGAGGAAGACATCGCCGGCTACGCGGACGCCGACATCGGCGCGGCCGCGCGCCTCGTGCACGACGGCTGCCGCGCCGCGCTGCGCGAACACTTCACGATCGTGCCGGTGCGCGACGAAGCCGAAGGCAGCCGCGTGACGCTGCCGGCCGGCTTCGACGCCACGGCCGTGCGCGTGACGGGCAACGTCGTCGGCTCAGCGCCGTTTACGGGCACCGTCAGCCATCGCGGCTGGCGCGTCGCCGACGTGCGCCTGCCGAAGCTGACGGGCAGCCACGACGCCTCGGTTGTCGCACCGGCGGAGGTGGAACTGTGAGCGATCCGCGCTATTCGATCGGTATCGACCTCGGTACGACCCACTGCGCGCTGTCGTATGTCGACAGCGCCGCGAGCGACGGCGAAAAGATCGCGCAGCAGGTGCTGCCGATCGCGCAGCTCACCGCGCCCGGCGCGCTGGAATCGCGCGACCTGCTGCCGTCGTTCCTCTATCTGCCGCATGAAAGCGAACTGACGCAGGGCGACCTGACGCTGCCGTGGACCGCATCGCGTGCATTCGCGGTCGGCGAGATGGCGCGCACGCGCGGCGCCGGCACGCCGATCCGCCTCGTGTCGAGCGCGAAAAGCTGGCTGGGCCACGCGGGCGTCGATCGCCGCGCGGCGATCCTGCCGAGCGACGCGCCGCCGGAAGTGTCGCGCGTGTCGCCGCTGGAAAGCTCGATCCGCTACCTGACGCACCTGCGCGAAGCGTGGGACCACGCGCATCCCGATGCGCCGTTCGCCGACCAGGACGTGACGGTCACGATCCCCGCGTCGTTCGACCCGGCCGCGCGCGAACTGACTGCCGAGGCGGCACGCGCCGCCGGTTACTCGCGGATGACGCTGCTCGAGGAGCCGCAGGCCGCGCTCTATAGCTGGATTCAAAAGAGCCAGGGCGGCTGGCGCAAGCAGGTGCAGGTCGGCGACCTGATCCTGTGCGTCGACGTCGGCGGCGGCACGACCGACCTGTCGCTGATCGCGGTGGTCGAGCGCGACGGCAATCTCGAACTGCATCGCGTGGCGGTCGGCGAGCACATCCTGCTCGGCGGCGACAACATGGATCTCGCGCTCGCGCACATCGTCGCGCGCAAGCTCGCGCAGCAGGGCACGCAGGCCGATCCGTGGCAACTGCGCGCGCTCACGTACGCGTGCCGCGCCGCGAAGGAAACGCTGCTGTCCGACCCGAGCACCGACGCGGTGCCGCTCGTCGTGCCGAGCCGCGGCTCGAAGCTGATCGGCGGTTCGATCCGCACGGAGCTCACGCGTACCGAACTTACGCAGACGATTCTCGAAGGTTTCTTCCCGCAGGTCGATGCGGCTGCGCGCCCGGTGAGCCGCGCGCGCGTCGGCCTGACGCAGCTCGGCCTGCCGTATGCGCAGGACGCGGGCATCACGCGCCATCTCGCGGCGTTCCTCGGCCGCCAGGTCGCGGCGCTCGACACGCTCGAAGGCGTGCAGCGCACGCTGCCGCAAGGCGCGACGTTCCTGCATCCGACCGCCGTGCTGTTCAACGGCGGCGTGTTCAAGTCGGCGCTGCTCACGCAGCGCGTGCTCGACACGCTCAACAGCTGGCTGGCCGCCGAAGGCGCGCCGCCCGCGCGCCTGCTCGAAGGCGCGGATCTCGATCTCGCGGTCGCGCGCGGCGCGGCGTACTACGGCTACGTGAAGCGCGGTCGCGGCGTGCGGATTCGCGGCGGCACGGCGCGTGCGTACTACGTCGCGATCGAATCGGCGATGCCCGCGGTGCCGGGGCTCGAACCGCCGGTGCAGGCGCTGTGCGTCGCGCCGTTCGGGATGGAGGAAGGCTCCGACGCGGCGTTGCCGCCGCAGGAGTTCGGCCTCGTCGTCGGCGAGCCGGTGCAGTTCCGCTTCTTCGGTTCGTCGGTGCGCCGCCAGGATCAGGTCGGCACGCTGCTCGACTACTGGTCGCCGGAAGAGCTGCAGGAGCTCGAAGAAATCCAGGCGACGCTGCCCGCCGAAGGGCGCACGGTCGGCGAAGTCGTGCCCGTGAAGCTGCATGCGCGCGTGACCGAAGCCGGCACGCTCGAGCTCGAGGCGATCCCGAGTGGCACGAACGAGCGCTGGAAGGTCGAGTTCGACGTGCGCGGCGCCGCCTGAGCGCGATGAAGCGTTATACGGTCGGCATCGACCTCGGCACGAGCAATACGGTCGTCGCATACGTCGAGGCCGGCTCCGACGCGATCCGCGTGTTCGACGTCGAGCAGCTGGTCGGCCCCGGCTCGGTGGCCGCGCAGCCGCTGCTGCCGTCGGTGCGTTATCACCCGGCGGCCGGTGAATTGCCGCCGGATGCGCTGCGGTTGCCGTGGTCGGTTGAACCCAAGGCGAAATCCAACGCGATTCAGGCCGACGCACCGCCGGCCGTGATCGGCCGCTACGCGCGCACGCTCGGCGCGCAGGTGCCGGGCCGGCTCGTGTCGAGCGCGAAAAGCTGGCTGTCGCACGCAGCGGTCGACCGGCTCGCGGCGATCCTGCCGTGGGGCGCGGCCGACGGCGTCGACAAGGTGTCGCCGGTCGATGCGAGCGCGAGTTATCTCGCGCACGTGCGCGACGCGTGGGATGCGCGCTTCCCCGATGCGCCGCTTGCGAAACAGAACGTGATCCTGACGGTGCCCGCGTCGTTCGACGACGGCGCGCGCGCGTTGACGGTCGAAGCCGCGCGGCGTGCGCGGCTACCCGCGCTGCGGCTGCTGGAAGAGCCGCAGGCCGCGTTCTACGACTGGCTGTACGGCCAGCGCGACACGTTGCGCGACACGTTCGCCGATGCGCGGCGCGTGCTGATCTGCGACGTCGGCGGCGGCACGACCGACCTCACGCTCGTCGATGTCGC
The sequence above is drawn from the Burkholderia stabilis genome and encodes:
- a CDS encoding NAD(P)/FAD-dependent oxidoreductase; translation: MHTHRDHHEVIVIGGSFAGLSAAMQLARARRRVLVIDAGRPRNRFAEHAHGFFGQDGKPPAQIVADATAQLVAYPTVQRIEGEALTAERDADGRFHVTLADGRRASAGRLILATGIRDELPALPGLAERWGISVLHCPYCHGYEVGGQRLGVLATHPLSVHQAILIPDWGPTTWFTQGVAEANEEEAALLDARGVRIERSPVVEILGDAPRLEALRLADGQIVPIDALFVGARTEMASDLAQQLGCAFDEGPLGPVVRIDAWKQTSVAGVFSAGDASTPMTNATFASASGVMAGVAAHRSLIFGLHA
- a CDS encoding Rrf2 family transcriptional regulator — encoded protein: MRTDSRLSRMLHALIHMDQADGPLTSETIATMLGTNPVVVRRLLGGLRDCGYVQSEKGHGGGWVLSVALDDITLLDVYRAVGEPPLFSDLVPEDEPECLVEQAVNAHLSATLKDAEASLLARFGEVTLGMLSRDFEAKAVLRGYTR
- a CDS encoding MFS transporter encodes the protein MKTSHPIETDALARLDNLPWTRFHTLMLVALGVGWALDSFETNIIGSVFGVLKSHWHLSAAQGSLAVSIWVFGMLVGAIAFGYLADRYGRKRLFLATLLWYAFFSVATVLSWNYESFLFFRAMTALAVGGEYSAVTATMGEFIPKRHRGRTDALILSGFPVGALLSAAVSYLVLNQLPAEWAWRVGFGLGTTMALVFFWIRRVIPESPRWLIQQGRVAEADAIVEQIVASAARDPRAQADRAQLAQRYTPTRFEHQAPAFWRNVGELFGAYRARCALAGALNFSQAAVVYGVLSLMALVILPYLKVSSTDMPIYYMIGNAAALAGGIVAAVLVEAWGRRASLFASYTFTVAAIVFIYAMHALPGMVLGYCLIQFGVTWAYISGYVVSSEILPTRIRATGLGVSVAIGRLGAVIAPLMLTNVYAMSGSPSAALIVLLVLALPGPLAAGLWWINGRETRRISLEECSTELDVQPAVDASPRIA
- a CDS encoding DUF2760 domain-containing protein, with product MPESNLSFFGRLSLAVGTFFSVLGNREFAAGVLRVRDGAPAPVAPAPAAAPVVPEPVKAPAPELREASPQAALQLLGLLQRDARFIDFVEEDIAGYADADIGAAARLVHDGCRAALREHFTIVPVRDEAEGSRVTLPAGFDATAVRVTGNVVGSAPFTGTVSHRGWRVADVRLPKLTGSHDASVVAPAEVEL
- a CDS encoding Hsp70 family protein, with product MSDPRYSIGIDLGTTHCALSYVDSAASDGEKIAQQVLPIAQLTAPGALESRDLLPSFLYLPHESELTQGDLTLPWTASRAFAVGEMARTRGAGTPIRLVSSAKSWLGHAGVDRRAAILPSDAPPEVSRVSPLESSIRYLTHLREAWDHAHPDAPFADQDVTVTIPASFDPAARELTAEAARAAGYSRMTLLEEPQAALYSWIQKSQGGWRKQVQVGDLILCVDVGGGTTDLSLIAVVERDGNLELHRVAVGEHILLGGDNMDLALAHIVARKLAQQGTQADPWQLRALTYACRAAKETLLSDPSTDAVPLVVPSRGSKLIGGSIRTELTRTELTQTILEGFFPQVDAAARPVSRARVGLTQLGLPYAQDAGITRHLAAFLGRQVAALDTLEGVQRTLPQGATFLHPTAVLFNGGVFKSALLTQRVLDTLNSWLAAEGAPPARLLEGADLDLAVARGAAYYGYVKRGRGVRIRGGTARAYYVAIESAMPAVPGLEPPVQALCVAPFGMEEGSDAALPPQEFGLVVGEPVQFRFFGSSVRRQDQVGTLLDYWSPEELQELEEIQATLPAEGRTVGEVVPVKLHARVTEAGTLELEAIPSGTNERWKVEFDVRGAA